In the Sulfurivermis fontis genome, TTGTCCATCAGCGGCATTACAGCCAGGAATCGACCTTCTTGCGATCCGGTACGCCGCCGGCATGGACCACCTTGCCGTCGACCACCACGCCCGGCGTGGACATCACGCCGTAGCTCATGATCTGGCCGAGGTCTTCCACCTTTTCCAGTTCCACGGCCACGCCCTTCTCTTCGGCCGCCTTGCGGATCAGTTCGTAGGTGGTCTGGCAGTTGCGGCAGCCGGTGCCGAGTACCTTGATGTTTTTCATGGCAGATATCCTTTATCGGATTCAGCAGCAGGACTGGCCGCTCTTGGTGGGGGTGCAGCCGCAGGCCTCGGCCGGCGCTGCGGCGACGCTGAAGGTGGGCTTTACCTGCGCGGCCTTTTCGTCGAAGGCGGCATCCAGTTGCTGCGCCGCTTCATCACGGATGTGGCGGGCGATCTCGATCACCGCGGCAATCTGGTGTTCCGGCACCTTCATGTCGCGCAGGCGCTGCAATTGGCACTGACCCATGGCCGGATGCTTGGCGGCGATGCCGGCGGCCAGCGAGATCATGGCGACGATGGAGGAGTGCAGTTGCGGTTGTTCGTTCATGGAAGGTTCCTCATATGTGGCTGTGCACGGCGCACCTGCGGCTTACGTCAGCAGGTTGAAGCCCCAGCCGACCAGGATGAAGGCCACGGCCAGGACACCGGAGAAGGCCGCCAGGCCCGGCCATTTGATCACCTTGCGCAGGATGATCAGTTCCGGCAGCGACAGGGCGGCGATGCTCATCATGAAGGCCAGGGTGGTGCCGACGGCGACGCCCTTGCCCAGCATGGCCTCCGCCACCGGGATCACGCCGGTGGCGTTGGAATAGAGCGGAATACCGAGCAGCACGGCGCCGGGGACGGCCAGCCAGTTGTCCTTGCTGCCGAGATGTTCGGTAACCCAGCCTTCCGGCACGTAGCCGTGGAACAGGGCGCCGACGGCGATGCCGGCGACCACCCACTTCCACAGCCGGCCGACGATCTCCTTCACCTCGTTCCAGGCGTAGCGGTGCCGCCCGGCCAGCGAGGTGTCCGGTTCCGGCAGGGCCACCTGGCCCATGTGGATCTTCCACACGTAATCCTCCACCCAGCGCTCCGGCTTGAAGCGCTCCATGACGATGCCGCCGACGTAGGCCACGGTGAGGCCGGCGGCGACATACATCAGGGTCAGTTCCCAGCCGAGGATGCCGATGAGGATCACCACCGCCACCTCGTTGATCATCGGCGAGGCGATGAGGAAGGAGAAGGTGACGCCCAGCGGGATACCGGCCTCGACGAAACCGATGAACAGCGGCACCGAGGAGCAGGAGCAGAACGGCGTGATGGCGCCCAGGGTGACGGCGGTGCTGCGTGCCAGCCATTTGGGTTTGCCGCGCACGTAGTCACGCACCTTCTCCGGCGACAGCAGCGCACGCAGCAGGCCCATGACGTAGATGATCACCACCAGCATGACGAAGATCTGCGCCGTGTCCATGACGAAGAAGTGCAGCGCGGCACCGAGGCGGCTGGACGGGTCGAGCCCCATCCACTGGTAGACGATCAGATTGGCGAGTGCAGCAAACATGGCGTGTGATCAGTCGGTTGGTGGGGATCGGTAATTACAGTGCGTAATCCGCGTCGTAAGGTTCGTTACCCATCACCGTCGGCAGGGTCAGCTCATTGCCCCAGTGCGACCAGCCGCCGTTGTACAGGCGCACGTCCTTGTAGCCCAGGCTCCTCAGCTGCATCCAGGCCAGGCCCATGCGGAAGCCGTCGTGGCAGTAGATGTACACGGTGCTGTCCTTGGGTATGGACTGGTACATGGCGGCGAGGCGCTCGGCGTCGTGCCACTTCTGGCTCTGCGCGTCGGTGCCGTCCAGGCTCAC is a window encoding:
- a CDS encoding thioredoxin family protein — encoded protein: MKNIKVLGTGCRNCQTTYELIRKAAEEKGVAVELEKVEDLGQIMSYGVMSTPGVVVDGKVVHAGGVPDRKKVDSWL
- a CDS encoding permease produces the protein MFAALANLIVYQWMGLDPSSRLGAALHFFVMDTAQIFVMLVVIIYVMGLLRALLSPEKVRDYVRGKPKWLARSTAVTLGAITPFCSCSSVPLFIGFVEAGIPLGVTFSFLIASPMINEVAVVILIGILGWELTLMYVAAGLTVAYVGGIVMERFKPERWVEDYVWKIHMGQVALPEPDTSLAGRHRYAWNEVKEIVGRLWKWVVAGIAVGALFHGYVPEGWVTEHLGSKDNWLAVPGAVLLGIPLYSNATGVIPVAEAMLGKGVAVGTTLAFMMSIAALSLPELIILRKVIKWPGLAAFSGVLAVAFILVGWGFNLLT